A stretch of the Calliphora vicina unplaced genomic scaffold, idCalVici1.1 scaffold_27, whole genome shotgun sequence genome encodes the following:
- the LOC135963051 gene encoding uncharacterized protein LOC135963051, translated as MADLPQDRIIGCRPFWVCGVDLCGPVLTTLRIRGRPPVKTYIAVFVCFASKAIHLEALSDLQTDTFHSALNRFVGRRGLPKKIWCDNATNFVGTARVWNEKDKVRVQKATAEQGVEFQFIPPRAPHFGGLWEAAVKSAKSLLLRTIGKANLTYEELTTALIDVEAVLNSWPIVAITEDPNDGEALTPGHLLIGSSLKALPEIEGRGNKGGSLKRFRLLSSLKEHFWAVWQRDYVRDLQQRAKWRTPNNNLKVGDVVIVHEDNLPPQKWVLGKVESV; from the coding sequence ATGGCCGATTTGCCTCAGGATCGAATAATTGGTTGCCGACCTTTTTGGGTATGTGGTGTAGATTTGTGTGGTCCTGTATTAACGACGTTAAGAATTAGGGGAAGGCCTCCAGTAAAGACTTATATTGCAGTATTTGTCTGTTTTGCATCTAAAGCAATTCATTTGGAAGCATTGTCAGATCTGCAAACTGATACTTTTCACTCTGCTTTAAATAGGTTTGTGGGTAGAAGAGGACTTCCGAAGAAGATATGGTGCGACAACGCCACAAATTTCGTCGGAACCGCCAGAGTATGGAACGAGAAGGACAAGGTACGAGTTCAGAAGGCAACAGCAGAACAGGGAGTGGAATTTCAGTTCATACCGCCACGAGCGCCTCACTTCGGAGGGTTGTGGGAAGCAGCGGTGAAGTCCGCGAAATCGTTACTGCTTCGAACAATAGGCAAAGCGAACTTAACGTACGAAGAATTGACCACAGCCCTAATCGACGTCGAAGCCGTTCTCAATTCTTGGCCAATCGTGGCAATAACAGAAGACCCCAACGACGGAGAAGCTCTCACTCCAGGTCATTTATTAATAGGGTCATCGCTCAAAGCGCTGCCAGAAATCGAAGGACGAGGCAACAAGGGCGGCTCCTTGAAGCGTTTTCGGCTGCTGTCATCGCTCAAGGAACACTTTTGGGCTGTGTGGCAGCGGGACTATGTCCGGGACCTACAACAACGAGCCAAATGGAGAACACCCAACAACAACCTCAAAGTCGGCGACGTCGTTATTGTCCACGAAGACAATCTTCCTCCTCAGAAGTGGGTACTCGGCAAAGTAGAGTCCGTATAA
- the LOC135963050 gene encoding uncharacterized protein LOC135963050 translates to MADLPQDRIIGCRPFWVCGVDLCGPVLTTLRIRGRPPVKTYIAVFVCFASKAIHLEALSDLQTDTFHSALNRFVGRRGLPKKIWCDNATNFVGTARVWNEKDKVRVQKATAEQGVEFQFIPPRAPHFGGLWEAAVKSAKSLLLRTIGKANLTYEELTTALIDVEAVLNSWPIVAITEDPNDGEALTSGHLLIGSSLKALPEIEGRGNKGGSLKRFRLLSSLKEHFWAVWQRDYVRDLQQRAKWRTPNNNLKVGDVVIVHEDNLPPQKWVLGKVESV, encoded by the coding sequence ATGGCCGATTTGCCTCAGGATCGAATAATTGGTTGCCGACCTTTTTGGGTATGTGGTGTAGATTTGTGTGGTCCTGTATTAACGACGTTAAGAATTAGGGGAAGGCCTCCAGTAAAGACTTATATTGCAGTATTTGTCTGTTTTGCATCTAAAGCAATTCATTTGGAAGCATTGTCAGATCTGCAAACTGATACTTTTCACTCTGCTTTAAATAGGTTTGTGGGTAGAAGAGGACTTCCGAAGAAGATATGGTGCGACAACGCCACAAATTTCGTCGGAACCGCCAGAGTATGGAACGAGAAGGACAAGGTACGAGTTCAGAAGGCAACAGCAGAACAGGGAGTGGAATTTCAGTTCATACCGCCACGAGCGCCTCACTTCGGAGGGTTGTGGGAAGCAGCGGTGAAGTCCGCGAAATCGTTACTGCTTCGAACAATAGGCAAAGCGAACTTAACGTACGAAGAATTGACCACAGCCCTAATCGACGTCGAAGCCGTTCTCAATTCTTGGCCAATCGTGGCAATAACAGAAGACCCCAACGACGGAGAAGCTCTCACTTCAGGTCATTTATTAATAGGGTCATCGCTCAAAGCGCTGCCAGAAATCGAAGGACGAGGCAACAAGGGCGGCTCCTTGAAGCGTTTTCGGCTGCTGTCATCGCTCAAGGAACACTTTTGGGCTGTGTGGCAGCGGGACTATGTCCGGGACCTACAACAACGAGCCAAATGGAGAACACCCAACAACAACCTCAAAGTCGGCGACGTCGTTATTGTCCACGAAGACAATCTTCCTCCTCAGAAGTGGGTACTCGGCAAAGTAGAGTCCGTATAA